A single genomic interval of Selenobaculum gibii harbors:
- the tadA gene encoding tRNA adenosine(34) deaminase TadA, with amino-acid sequence MNDEGYMRLALVEAQKAFVLGEVPIGAIIVMDGEVVAVGHNMRETWNDATAHAEVVAIKAACEKLNRWRLSGATLYVTIEPCPMCAGALVMSRVDRVVYGSTDAKAGAVESIFNIVNHQALNHRLEVTSGVLEDECRNLMKKFFKERRQLKKLQVNQDKA; translated from the coding sequence ATGAATGATGAAGGGTATATGAGACTAGCATTAGTCGAAGCGCAGAAAGCTTTTGTGTTAGGGGAGGTCCCCATAGGTGCGATTATTGTAATGGATGGAGAAGTTGTTGCTGTGGGACATAATATGAGGGAAACCTGGAATGATGCAACAGCACATGCAGAAGTTGTAGCGATAAAAGCTGCCTGTGAAAAGTTAAATCGGTGGCGACTTTCAGGTGCTACACTTTACGTTACAATTGAACCTTGTCCGATGTGTGCTGGTGCTTTGGTGATGAGCAGGGTGGACAGAGTTGTTTACGGTAGTACAGATGCAAAGGCTGGAGCAGTAGAATCTATTTTTAATATTGTGAATCATCAAGCCTTGAATCATCGTTTAGAAGTAACCTCGGGCGTTTTAGAAGATGAATGTCGTAATTTAATGAAAAAGTTTTTTAAAGAACGACGTCAGCTGAAAAAATTACAAGTCAATCAAGATAAGGCATGA